From Echinicola soli, a single genomic window includes:
- a CDS encoding TonB-dependent receptor, translating to MKNILHGLIMIGKYYLYGFVLQLLFLNLLHAMPTKAQGSLDMQKVIVSLQVENEPLSSVFRHVEEQSEFVFVYDDQLEAAVGNVSLQVGNKTLEEALYQLAAENGLSFKQVNNRISVKKNSPEQPAVLEVVREDKVTGTVLDDTGYPLPGATVLVKGTTNGTVTNLDGKYEINVNEGDVIVFSFVGFASQEVPYTGQTKIDITMAADETALDEVVVVGYGTQKKVNLTGAVSAVDSEEVSRKPVGQVSSALQGVAPGLTVTQRSGQPGADQGTIRIRGIGTLSSNDPLVLVDGVQYDINDVDANDIASISVLKDAAAASIYGVRAANGVVLITTKRGKDGKPKVNYNNYFGVQEPTRMSEFVGAQDFMRLANTMYTNSGAGAIYSDDQIAAYNDPNRDRLAYPDNYWLDKVLTGSGFQQSHSLAISGGSENVNYRFSTNYFDQQGLIENMNFDRLTVRLNTDIKVSEKVNFNADISANISDREEPQGVSGSAWYQFGQAAIINPITPDRYANGEWAVIRGGQNPLRLQEEGGIYGYKENLFTGNFQADYEIIEGLKLTGKASINYRSDYTSLHDKGLDYFPPEGSTVTIGRNEITKQSTDYWFRNFQGLVNYTKNFGEDHSLHVLGGISSLTQTNDILSGYRVNLATGDLEQIDAGAESGQETSGTADEYALLSFFGRVNYAFKDKYLLEANIRRDGSSRFANGQKWGVFPSFSVGWRISQESFMKDISFIDDLKLRGSWGVLGNDNIGGNYPYQTSYNLNSYPFGADRQLYPTAGLSRYPNDILSWETTKMADVGFDLSILEGKFDFTFDYYVKNTEDILYTLPIPGTVGLPAPSQNVGSMRNKGWEFTANYHGQAGNDFTFDIGANIADVKNEVTYFGDADYLTTDNNDITTAYRVGYPLGAFYGYIADGIFQSADEVANNPSQPGSPAAGDLNYRDVNGDGVVNADDRVYLGSDIPRYTYGLNLSANYKQFSLTAFFQGVAKVDINTLVLMRAPTSTDGNFRPDHLDSWTPENTGASFPRLTTSERNYQSSSYWVESGAYVRLKTLQLNYNLPSSFLDAAKISRARLFVTGQNLFTLSGLASDIDPEAPNDNRYYPQVKTYTVGLSVEF from the coding sequence ATGAAAAATATATTACATGGTCTTATTATGATCGGAAAATACTATTTGTATGGATTTGTGCTGCAGCTGCTGTTTTTGAACCTGCTGCATGCCATGCCTACAAAAGCCCAGGGATCATTGGACATGCAGAAGGTCATAGTGAGCCTTCAAGTGGAAAATGAACCCCTATCAAGTGTGTTTCGCCACGTAGAGGAACAGTCAGAATTCGTTTTCGTCTATGATGACCAGCTGGAAGCGGCTGTCGGAAACGTAAGCCTTCAGGTAGGCAATAAAACCCTGGAAGAAGCCCTCTATCAGTTGGCAGCAGAAAATGGGCTTTCTTTCAAACAGGTAAACAATCGCATTAGTGTCAAGAAAAATTCTCCGGAGCAACCAGCAGTATTGGAAGTGGTGCGTGAGGATAAAGTGACAGGTACTGTGCTGGATGATACCGGCTACCCTCTTCCCGGAGCTACGGTTTTGGTAAAAGGTACGACCAATGGTACGGTGACCAATTTGGATGGGAAGTATGAAATCAATGTAAACGAGGGTGATGTGATCGTCTTTTCGTTTGTTGGTTTTGCCAGCCAGGAAGTCCCCTATACAGGCCAAACCAAAATCGATATCACCATGGCTGCTGATGAAACCGCTCTAGATGAGGTGGTAGTGGTAGGTTATGGTACCCAGAAAAAGGTGAATCTTACCGGTGCAGTATCGGCAGTGGACAGTGAAGAGGTGTCGAGGAAGCCTGTGGGGCAAGTGTCCTCAGCACTTCAAGGTGTGGCTCCGGGCTTGACCGTAACCCAAAGAAGCGGCCAGCCTGGTGCAGATCAAGGAACCATACGTATTCGTGGTATTGGCACCTTGAGCAGTAATGACCCCTTGGTGCTGGTGGATGGTGTCCAGTATGACATCAATGATGTGGATGCCAATGATATAGCGTCCATTTCAGTTCTAAAGGATGCGGCAGCGGCCTCTATTTACGGTGTACGTGCCGCCAATGGAGTGGTGCTGATTACGACCAAAAGAGGAAAAGACGGCAAGCCAAAGGTTAACTACAATAATTATTTTGGTGTCCAAGAGCCTACACGGATGAGCGAGTTTGTCGGGGCGCAGGATTTTATGAGATTGGCTAATACCATGTACACCAATTCGGGAGCAGGTGCTATTTACTCGGATGATCAAATTGCTGCATACAATGACCCCAACAGGGATCGATTGGCTTATCCTGATAATTACTGGTTGGACAAGGTGCTGACGGGATCAGGCTTTCAGCAAAGCCATAGTTTGGCGATTTCCGGTGGGAGCGAAAATGTCAATTATCGTTTTTCTACCAATTATTTTGACCAACAAGGGTTGATTGAAAACATGAACTTTGACCGATTGACGGTGCGTTTGAACACCGATATCAAAGTTTCCGAGAAAGTAAACTTCAATGCGGACATCTCCGCTAATATCTCTGACCGGGAAGAACCGCAAGGAGTTTCCGGTTCGGCCTGGTACCAGTTTGGACAAGCGGCCATTATCAATCCCATCACCCCTGATCGATATGCCAATGGCGAATGGGCAGTGATCCGTGGAGGCCAAAATCCACTAAGACTACAAGAAGAAGGGGGGATTTATGGTTATAAGGAAAACTTATTTACCGGTAATTTTCAGGCAGATTATGAAATCATTGAAGGGTTAAAGCTGACTGGAAAGGCATCCATTAACTACCGTTCGGATTATACCAGTCTTCATGATAAGGGGCTGGACTATTTTCCACCGGAAGGCTCTACAGTGACCATTGGCCGTAACGAGATTACCAAGCAATCTACCGATTATTGGTTCCGGAACTTCCAAGGGTTGGTCAATTATACCAAAAACTTTGGAGAGGACCATAGTCTTCACGTCCTGGGCGGTATTTCCAGTTTGACCCAGACCAATGATATCTTGAGCGGTTACCGCGTAAACCTGGCCACTGGAGATTTGGAACAGATCGATGCCGGAGCCGAGAGCGGTCAGGAAACTTCCGGTACAGCGGATGAGTATGCTTTACTTTCCTTCTTTGGCCGGGTAAATTACGCGTTTAAGGACAAATATTTATTGGAAGCCAATATCCGCCGTGATGGCTCCAGCCGTTTTGCCAATGGGCAGAAGTGGGGCGTGTTCCCTTCATTTTCTGTCGGCTGGAGGATTTCTCAGGAGTCTTTTATGAAAGATATTTCCTTTATCGATGACCTGAAGCTAAGAGGTTCTTGGGGGGTGCTGGGAAATGACAATATCGGGGGCAATTATCCTTACCAGACCAGTTACAACCTAAACAGTTATCCTTTTGGAGCAGATAGACAGCTGTATCCAACAGCCGGTTTGTCCAGGTATCCCAATGATATCTTGAGCTGGGAGACTACCAAGATGGCCGATGTGGGATTTGACCTGTCCATCTTGGAAGGGAAGTTCGATTTTACCTTTGACTATTATGTAAAAAACACGGAAGATATTCTGTACACTCTCCCCATTCCAGGCACCGTAGGCCTTCCTGCTCCTTCTCAGAATGTGGGGAGCATGCGAAACAAAGGCTGGGAGTTTACTGCCAACTACCATGGCCAAGCAGGAAATGACTTTACCTTTGACATCGGTGCCAATATCGCTGATGTAAAGAATGAGGTGACTTATTTTGGTGATGCCGATTACCTCACTACAGACAATAACGATATCACCACCGCTTACCGTGTAGGATATCCCCTTGGGGCTTTTTACGGTTATATTGCTGACGGGATCTTCCAGTCTGCCGATGAAGTGGCCAATAATCCTTCCCAGCCAGGTTCTCCCGCAGCCGGAGACCTGAATTACCGAGATGTAAATGGAGATGGTGTGGTCAATGCCGATGACAGGGTGTATTTGGGAAGTGATATCCCAAGGTATACCTATGGCCTGAACCTCAGCGCAAATTACAAGCAGTTTAGTTTGACAGCCTTCTTCCAGGGCGTAGCCAAAGTGGACATCAACACACTGGTGCTGATGCGCGCGCCGACCAGTACAGATGGGAACTTCCGTCCTGATCATTTGGACAGTTGGACACCTGAAAATACAGGTGCATCCTTCCCTAGGCTTACCACTTCGGAGAGGAATTATCAATCCTCCAGCTACTGGGTAGAGAGCGGTGCTTATGTGCGACTGAAAACCCTGCAACTGAACTATAATCTGCCTTCAAGCTTTCTTGATGCAGCCAAGATTTCCAGGGCAAGACTTTTTGTGACCGGGCAAAACCTATTTACACTATCAGGACTGGCCAGTGACATTGATCCGGAAGCACCGAATGATAACCGTTATTATCCGCAGGTGAAGACCTATACCGTCGGTTTAAGTGTTGAATTTTAA
- the tnpB gene encoding IS66 family insertion sequence element accessory protein TnpB (TnpB, as the term is used for proteins encoded by IS66 family insertion elements, is considered an accessory protein, since TnpC, encoded by a neighboring gene, is a DDE family transposase.): MSNSVRYFLYGQPTDMRFGINSLAGLVQNELGFDPMNGDIFIFIGKRSNQVRLLQWDRDGFALYIKKLEQGTFERPKLAGNMISGGQLTLLLQGVMLDSVSYRRRYDSSKRG, encoded by the coding sequence TTGTCCAACTCGGTCCGGTATTTTCTTTACGGTCAGCCGACCGACATGCGCTTTGGGATCAACTCGCTGGCCGGCCTGGTGCAAAATGAACTTGGGTTTGATCCGATGAACGGGGACATCTTCATCTTCATAGGCAAGCGGTCCAACCAGGTGCGGCTTCTCCAATGGGACAGGGACGGTTTTGCCCTGTATATCAAAAAGCTGGAACAGGGCACTTTTGAGCGGCCCAAGCTTGCGGGAAACATGATCTCGGGCGGTCAGCTGACCCTGCTCTTACAGGGGGTAATGCTCGATTCGGTGAGCTACAGAAGGCGCTATGACAGCTCAAAAAGGGGGTAA
- a CDS encoding family 20 glycosylhydrolase encodes MIKKINLLWGLLLVCFGSFAQSSMAVNEKFPIIPFPVHLEAGQGDFELNASTAVVVKGGKLDLSNEVVFLRELIAAQNLEANAVQEGEIVLAYSDELDHGEGYRLEITPAQLMIQANTNAGFFMGIQTLGQLFPVRLQDASPGQISLPAVRIEDAPKYNWRGMHIDVARHFFTKEYIKKFIDRLSRYHFNKLHMHLTDDQGWRLEIKQLPKLTEVGAWRTFNKHDSICWERAKTNPDMEIDSWNIKEVDGKEVYGGFYTQEDIKEIIAYAAARHIEVIPEIDMPGHMSAAVRAYPYLTGDQKTDWGELFSSPLNPCQESTYAFAETVLDEVMALFPSEYVHIGADEVDREFWETSMCRQWMEDNGIEDVDKLQSFFVNHMEAYVKSKGKQLIVWDDALAGGISATAHVMYWRSWVKDAPFQAVENGNEVIMSPVGGGLYFDYAPDKSSLRKVYTVDIVPEGFTAAQADQVIGGQANIWTEYIPSEARADYMYMPRMTALAERVWSDPHDFEGYLTRLNAHYAWMQQQEINYRLPDLSGIADMNMFVGKGALDVSAPVDFLTIHYTSDGSEPQMDDPLLDKPLRVKKDTDFKVAAFGPSGNRGDVYEVPFKKTTYLKGGRVKNAQQGLQVAFHKGTFKQTALMEGHEADAMREIDELEIPKDLGTGSFGMEFTGYIHIPEKGIYDFILTSDDGSKLYIGDRVVVDNDGFHSTREVSGQVALKAGYHPFKLDFIEGGGGYTLILEYIDKDGERKPVPADWFSIESK; translated from the coding sequence ATGATAAAAAAAATTAATTTACTTTGGGGGCTTTTGCTGGTATGTTTTGGCTCTTTTGCACAGTCTTCCATGGCTGTTAATGAAAAATTTCCAATAATTCCGTTTCCTGTACATTTGGAAGCAGGGCAGGGTGACTTTGAATTGAATGCTTCCACTGCGGTAGTGGTGAAAGGGGGCAAGTTAGACCTATCCAATGAAGTGGTGTTTCTCAGAGAACTTATAGCAGCCCAGAACCTGGAAGCCAATGCTGTCCAAGAAGGAGAAATAGTATTGGCCTATTCGGATGAGCTGGATCATGGAGAAGGATACCGTTTGGAAATCACGCCAGCACAATTGATGATACAAGCAAACACCAATGCAGGGTTCTTTATGGGAATCCAGACCTTGGGGCAATTGTTTCCTGTTCGGCTGCAAGATGCTTCTCCTGGGCAAATATCCCTTCCAGCGGTAAGGATAGAGGATGCTCCGAAGTATAACTGGAGAGGGATGCACATTGATGTAGCCCGTCATTTTTTTACCAAGGAATACATCAAGAAATTTATCGATCGGCTTTCGCGATATCACTTCAACAAGCTGCACATGCACTTGACAGATGACCAAGGCTGGCGACTGGAGATCAAGCAGCTTCCTAAGCTTACAGAAGTAGGTGCTTGGAGAACATTTAACAAGCATGACTCCATCTGCTGGGAACGTGCCAAAACTAATCCGGATATGGAGATCGATTCCTGGAATATCAAGGAAGTGGATGGTAAGGAAGTATATGGTGGTTTTTATACCCAGGAAGATATAAAGGAAATCATCGCCTATGCAGCAGCTCGACATATAGAGGTGATTCCTGAAATAGACATGCCCGGCCATATGAGTGCTGCGGTAAGAGCATATCCTTATTTGACCGGAGACCAAAAAACAGACTGGGGCGAGTTGTTCAGCAGTCCGCTAAACCCATGTCAGGAAAGTACCTATGCGTTTGCCGAAACAGTGCTGGATGAAGTAATGGCCTTGTTTCCGAGTGAATATGTTCATATCGGAGCAGATGAGGTGGATAGGGAGTTTTGGGAAACCTCTATGTGCAGGCAGTGGATGGAAGATAATGGCATCGAAGATGTGGATAAACTACAGAGTTTCTTTGTTAACCATATGGAAGCTTATGTAAAGTCCAAAGGCAAGCAGCTCATTGTTTGGGATGATGCTTTGGCCGGTGGAATTAGCGCTACAGCTCATGTAATGTATTGGCGAAGTTGGGTAAAAGATGCTCCTTTTCAAGCCGTAGAAAACGGTAATGAGGTCATTATGAGTCCCGTAGGTGGAGGCCTTTATTTTGACTATGCACCTGATAAAAGCTCGCTGCGCAAGGTATATACCGTGGATATAGTCCCTGAGGGATTTACAGCTGCCCAAGCCGACCAGGTGATCGGTGGCCAGGCCAATATATGGACAGAGTATATTCCTTCTGAAGCACGCGCAGATTATATGTATATGCCGAGGATGACGGCTTTGGCAGAGCGTGTGTGGTCTGATCCCCATGATTTTGAAGGATATTTAACGCGTCTTAATGCACATTACGCTTGGATGCAGCAGCAGGAGATCAATTATCGTTTACCCGATTTGAGCGGTATTGCTGACATGAACATGTTTGTAGGGAAGGGGGCCCTTGATGTTTCCGCACCAGTAGACTTCCTGACGATCCATTATACCAGTGACGGCTCCGAGCCCCAAATGGACGATCCACTACTGGACAAGCCGCTAAGAGTGAAAAAGGATACGGATTTTAAAGTAGCGGCTTTTGGTCCTTCAGGAAATCGAGGGGATGTGTATGAGGTGCCGTTTAAGAAAACCACATATCTGAAGGGTGGGAGAGTGAAAAATGCGCAGCAGGGACTGCAGGTGGCTTTTCATAAAGGGACCTTTAAACAGACGGCCTTAATGGAGGGGCATGAAGCAGATGCTATGCGTGAGATTGATGAGTTGGAGATTCCCAAGGATTTGGGCACGGGGTCTTTTGGAATGGAGTTTACAGGTTATATCCATATTCCAGAGAAGGGAATTTATGACTTTATCCTGACCAGTGACGATGGCAGTAAACTGTACATCGGTGATCGGGTAGTGGTGGACAATGACGGCTTTCACTCTACCAGGGAAGTAAGCGGGCAAGTGGCCCTTAAAGCAGGCTATCATCCATTTAAATTGGATTTCATCGAAGGAGGTGGAGGCTATACACTCATTTTGGAATATATCGATAAGGATGGAGAGAGAAAGCCAGTTCCTGCTGATTGGTTTAGTATAGAAAGTAAATGA
- a CDS encoding GH92 family glycosyl hydrolase, protein MMNTKKWMHIAMVFSMTYAVFGCDKEEGYKPETIAEANLVQFVNPYIGSGGHGHVFVGANVPFGGVQLGPVNLTEGWDWCSGYHYSDSTIIGFAHTHLSGTGIGDLGDVLVMPIVGDVKVAKGKPAQPETGYFSYFDHENETAEAGYYGVKLDRYDVFAELTATERAGFHQYTFPESKESKLLFNLKQGIGWDVPTKTHIELVNDTTLTGYRFSKGWAKDQKIYFAAKLSKPVVSFEVFDENQPKEGKSLTGRQVKALLGFTTSADEKVLLKVGISPVSVDNALENLNQEISNWDFDKAVAEAKAKWNHELNKIQVEMDEGVEMTKFYTALYHTMIAPSVFNDINGDYAGADGKVRNDTSFTNLTTFSLWDIYRGCSPLYTIFQQDRMGDIVQSMLKIYEQQGKLPVWHLVGNETNTMPGYSAVPIVVDAYLKGIPMDEELAYEAVKASAMRDDLGLDKVKELGYIPADGEVESVSKGLEYALSDWCIAQMAKELGRQDDYEYYAKRGQNYRNYFDPKVGFMRGRIGKHEWREPFSPFTSIHMKGDFTEGNAWQYTWLVPQDVNGLIDLLGGKEAFVSKLDSLFIVDGDMGDEASNDITGLIGQYAQGNEPSHHVTYMYGYVDQSYKTAEKVRHILKDLYANAPDGLSGNEDVGQMSAWLVLSSLGFYPVEPAGGKYVWGSPTVNNAVIRMDNGKTLQLTVNNNSSNNIYIQKVTFNGQPYSKQFLMHKDILKGGELVVEMGDSKK, encoded by the coding sequence ATGATGAATACTAAGAAATGGATGCACATAGCGATGGTATTTTCCATGACTTACGCCGTGTTTGGATGTGATAAAGAAGAAGGGTATAAACCGGAAACTATTGCTGAGGCTAATCTTGTGCAATTCGTGAATCCCTATATCGGATCAGGAGGTCATGGCCATGTTTTTGTCGGAGCCAATGTGCCATTTGGCGGAGTTCAGCTGGGGCCTGTAAACCTCACGGAAGGGTGGGACTGGTGTTCTGGGTACCATTATTCTGATTCGACCATCATAGGTTTTGCTCATACCCATCTTAGTGGAACCGGCATAGGAGACCTGGGGGATGTTTTGGTTATGCCCATCGTGGGAGATGTGAAAGTGGCCAAAGGCAAACCCGCGCAACCTGAGACTGGTTACTTCTCCTATTTTGATCATGAAAATGAAACGGCAGAGGCGGGTTATTATGGTGTCAAGCTGGACCGATACGATGTCTTTGCAGAATTGACCGCTACTGAGCGAGCCGGTTTTCACCAATATACTTTTCCTGAAAGCAAGGAGTCGAAGTTGTTGTTTAACCTGAAGCAAGGTATAGGCTGGGACGTGCCGACGAAGACCCATATTGAACTGGTGAATGATACCACATTGACGGGGTATCGTTTTTCCAAAGGCTGGGCGAAGGATCAAAAGATATATTTTGCTGCCAAACTGTCCAAGCCAGTGGTTTCATTTGAGGTTTTTGATGAAAATCAACCGAAAGAAGGAAAATCCCTTACAGGGAGACAAGTAAAAGCGCTATTGGGGTTTACTACCTCTGCTGATGAAAAGGTCCTGCTGAAAGTGGGGATATCTCCAGTTAGCGTAGACAATGCCTTGGAAAACCTAAATCAGGAAATTTCCAATTGGGATTTTGATAAGGCAGTGGCAGAAGCCAAAGCCAAGTGGAATCATGAACTGAACAAAATTCAGGTGGAAATGGATGAAGGGGTGGAGATGACAAAATTCTATACAGCTCTGTATCACACCATGATCGCTCCATCGGTTTTCAATGACATCAATGGAGATTATGCGGGTGCCGATGGAAAAGTACGTAATGATACCTCATTTACCAATTTGACGACTTTTTCACTTTGGGATATTTATAGGGGATGCAGTCCACTTTATACCATTTTTCAGCAAGATAGAATGGGGGATATAGTACAGTCTATGCTGAAGATTTATGAGCAGCAGGGCAAGCTTCCCGTTTGGCATTTGGTGGGCAATGAAACCAATACCATGCCCGGTTACAGTGCTGTGCCCATCGTGGTGGATGCCTATCTCAAAGGAATCCCAATGGACGAGGAATTGGCTTACGAAGCTGTAAAAGCGTCGGCCATGCGTGACGACTTAGGACTGGACAAGGTCAAAGAACTTGGTTACATCCCCGCTGATGGTGAAGTGGAAAGTGTATCCAAGGGGCTGGAGTATGCCTTATCAGATTGGTGCATAGCACAGATGGCTAAGGAGCTGGGTAGGCAAGATGACTATGAGTATTATGCCAAAAGAGGGCAAAATTATCGTAATTACTTTGATCCCAAGGTAGGATTTATGAGAGGAAGAATTGGTAAGCATGAGTGGAGGGAGCCTTTCAGCCCGTTTACTTCCATTCACATGAAAGGGGATTTTACAGAAGGTAATGCATGGCAATACACTTGGCTAGTGCCGCAGGATGTCAATGGATTGATCGATCTCCTTGGCGGCAAAGAGGCATTTGTTTCCAAACTGGATTCACTCTTCATCGTGGATGGGGACATGGGAGATGAAGCTTCCAATGACATCACAGGGCTGATAGGGCAGTATGCCCAAGGGAATGAACCGAGCCACCATGTTACTTATATGTATGGTTATGTGGATCAATCGTATAAGACCGCAGAAAAGGTGCGCCATATCCTGAAAGACTTATATGCCAACGCCCCTGATGGCCTGAGTGGAAATGAGGATGTCGGTCAAATGTCCGCTTGGTTGGTACTTTCTTCGTTGGGCTTCTATCCAGTGGAGCCAGCAGGAGGAAAATATGTTTGGGGCAGCCCAACTGTAAACAACGCTGTCATTCGCATGGACAACGGGAAAACGCTACAGCTTACCGTTAACAACAATTCATCAAACAATATCTATATTCAGAAAGTGACCTTTAATGGTCAGCCTTACAGTAAACAATTCCTTATGCACAAGGATATACTGAAGGGAGGGGAATTGGTAGTAGAGATGGGGGATTCCAAGAAATAA
- a CDS encoding RagB/SusD family nutrient uptake outer membrane protein, translating into MKIYITALLFATLLLGTSCSDFLDRQPLDEVSSGNYWATPDDGVKAVNNCYRYLGDSWYRIFLSAATDDSYSWSNWPADVQFVGNGSATSSQSYFSHFWTQHYNTIAAANNVLDNIDEIPSMDEDLRERLKAEAKVIRAYAYQQLVGYFGDVPLVTYIQPIEEFNVSRTPKEEVVDFIVQELEAASEVLPESYSGDDVGRVTKGAALALEARTLLYAERWAEAAQAATAVMELNYTIDEDYLSLFDGTNTDSPEIILAAQYIKNTYPTASATWLGAPSLGGWGQVIPLNSLVETYECTDGLPIDESPLYDAENPYENRDPRLGMTIILPGTVVNGVTIDVTQPNSIDRLGQNNASYSGYYYRKGVPADIEGNWDSNSYNDEVLIRYAEVLLIYAEAKTQLGEIDQSVYDAINEIRGRVGVEMSAVTSSTAPSQDALMEVIMRERRVEFALEEHRLFDIRRWEIAEEVMPGTALGIFNDFDESRGDFGEHVRVEERQFDPERDYLWAIPVNEIEINPNLEQNPNW; encoded by the coding sequence ATGAAAATATACATAACAGCATTATTATTTGCCACGTTGCTACTAGGTACTTCATGTAGTGACTTCTTGGACAGACAGCCATTGGATGAGGTGTCCAGTGGGAATTATTGGGCGACCCCGGATGATGGGGTAAAGGCAGTGAACAACTGCTATAGATATCTCGGCGACAGCTGGTACAGGATTTTCCTTTCTGCTGCCACAGATGATAGCTACTCTTGGAGTAATTGGCCCGCGGATGTTCAGTTTGTGGGCAATGGCAGTGCTACCAGTAGCCAGAGTTATTTCAGCCACTTCTGGACCCAGCATTACAATACTATTGCTGCAGCCAATAACGTCCTGGACAATATCGATGAGATTCCATCGATGGACGAGGATTTGCGAGAACGGCTTAAAGCAGAAGCCAAGGTCATCCGTGCCTATGCTTATCAGCAATTGGTAGGGTATTTTGGCGACGTGCCTTTGGTGACTTATATCCAGCCCATTGAGGAGTTCAACGTTTCCAGAACCCCTAAGGAAGAAGTGGTGGATTTTATCGTGCAGGAATTGGAAGCAGCCAGTGAAGTTTTGCCGGAAAGCTATTCCGGAGATGATGTGGGCAGGGTAACCAAGGGAGCAGCCTTGGCTTTGGAAGCCAGGACACTGCTGTATGCTGAGCGATGGGCTGAAGCGGCACAAGCTGCTACAGCGGTGATGGAGCTGAATTATACCATTGATGAGGACTATCTGAGTCTTTTTGACGGCACCAACACTGACAGCCCTGAAATTATCTTGGCTGCGCAATATATCAAAAACACTTATCCTACCGCCAGTGCCACGTGGCTGGGAGCGCCTTCATTGGGCGGATGGGGGCAAGTGATACCGCTGAACAGTTTGGTGGAGACCTACGAATGTACCGATGGTTTGCCTATTGATGAATCTCCACTCTATGATGCTGAAAATCCTTATGAGAATCGGGATCCACGATTGGGAATGACAATCATCCTACCAGGTACTGTAGTCAATGGTGTTACCATCGATGTCACCCAACCCAACTCCATTGACCGTTTGGGACAAAACAATGCATCCTATTCCGGTTACTATTATAGAAAAGGTGTGCCTGCTGATATTGAAGGTAACTGGGACAGCAACTCCTACAATGATGAAGTATTGATCCGATATGCAGAAGTCTTGCTGATCTATGCGGAAGCAAAGACACAGTTGGGAGAGATCGATCAGTCTGTTTATGATGCCATCAACGAGATCAGGGGACGTGTAGGTGTAGAGATGTCTGCTGTGACATCATCCACCGCTCCTTCGCAGGATGCACTGATGGAGGTGATCATGAGAGAGAGAAGGGTGGAATTTGCGCTGGAAGAACACCGATTATTTGATATCAGAAGATGGGAGATCGCAGAAGAGGTAATGCCGGGAACGGCATTGGGAATCTTCAATGATTTTGATGAGAGCCGTGGTGATTTTGGTGAGCATGTTCGTGTGGAAGAGCGCCAATTTGACCCGGAAAGGGATTACCTATGGGCCATCCCGGTAAATGAAATAGAAATCAATCCTAATTTGGAGCAAAATCCCAATTGGTAA
- the tnpA gene encoding IS66 family insertion sequence element accessory protein TnpA, protein MKSLSREDYYVLYEEWKSSGQTKAKFAESRDLSRSTFYYWARKIGRMEVSPGHVGFDLLEISPRTGQNPAARICYPSGVVLEFYGLPDPAILRQLTE, encoded by the coding sequence ATGAAAAGTTTAAGCAGAGAAGATTACTACGTACTGTATGAGGAATGGAAATCCTCGGGACAGACAAAGGCCAAGTTTGCAGAATCACGGGACCTTTCGCGCAGCACCTTTTATTATTGGGCCAGGAAGATTGGACGGATGGAGGTATCTCCGGGACACGTTGGCTTTGACCTACTGGAGATATCCCCGCGGACTGGCCAAAATCCTGCGGCAAGGATATGTTATCCTTCGGGGGTCGTTTTGGAGTTTTATGGCCTGCCTGATCCAGCGATACTCAGGCAGCTGACCGAGTAA